In Scomber scombrus chromosome 17, fScoSco1.1, whole genome shotgun sequence, the following proteins share a genomic window:
- the LOC133997885 gene encoding melanocortin-2 receptor accessory protein 2A-like gives MSDSHNRSQTTTRRSDYVWQYEYYDDEEPVSFEGLKAHRYSIVIGFWVGLAVFVIFMFFVLTLLTKTGAPHQENPDCAEKRHRPGCLVNISSPQDENDKAFSRPLLAESRSYFHFYINEEDQGPGKQKPDDKRVGKHTGARAQQETCNRPESMSSSAMDEMEEEVGGHRPLTGLIEESKIDRECDFLSHFNIPNFVNLEHSSTLGEDDLLYEPSVILERQSHAQDPHRDLH, from the exons ATGTCCGATTCCCACAACCGGAGCCAAACCACTACACGTCGCAGTGACTACGTGTGGCAATATGAATATTATGACGATGAGGAGCCTGTGTCTTTTGAGGGACTCAAGGCGCACAGAT ACTCCATCGTAATTGGCTTCTGGGTCGGACTTGCtgtgtttgtcattttcatGTTCTTTGTTCTCACGCTGCTCACAAAGACCGGAGCGCCACATCAAGA AAACCCTGACTGTGCTGAAAAGCGCCATCGACCAGGCTGTCTGGTAAATATCAGCAGTCCCCAGGACGAAAATGACAAAGCCTTCTCTCGTCCATTGCTAGCTGAGTCCCGctcatattttcatttctatATTAATGAGGAGGATCAGGGTCCAGGGAAGCAAAAACCAGATGACAAGAGAGTTGGGAAGCACACTGGAGCTCGAGCTCAGCAGGAGACCTGTAACAGACCTGAAAGTATGAGCTCCTCAGCGATGGACGAGATGGAAGAGGAAGTCGGGGGACACCGGCCTCTCACGGGACTAATAGAGGAGAGTAAGATAGACAGAGAGTGTGACTTCCTATCCCACTTCAACATCCCTAACTTTGTAAACTTGGAGCACAGTTCCACACTGGGAGAAGATGATCTGCTGTATGAGCCATCCGTCATACTGGAGCGCCAGTCTCACGCACAAGATCCTCACCGTGATCTGCACTAA